A genomic region of Eucalyptus grandis isolate ANBG69807.140 chromosome 5, ASM1654582v1, whole genome shotgun sequence contains the following coding sequences:
- the LOC104445283 gene encoding probable 2-carboxy-D-arabinitol-1-phosphatase has translation MVPGVITALTSPPFATSSSRSSRFRVGVERPPELHRRRSSAVPEVRCEASPAPPLTEERIESGASVTGGAYDFSRATTSLTGKMLDSSKRVTLVRHGLSSWNEEGRVQGSSNLSVLTETGVKQAERCRQALSEMHFDQCFSSPISRAKTTAEVLWQGREEPVIFLDSLKEAHLFYLEGMKNVDARKIYPKEYTTWREDPSNFCVYGVYPVRELWGTAREAWKEILLSPGKDFLVVTHKSLLRALICVALGLGPERFRATDINNGGISVFSFNKKGEAMLQSLNMTTHMYQDHVYKF, from the exons ATGGTTCCGGGAGTCATCACCGCCCTGACGAGCCCCCCGTTCGCGACCTCCTCCTCGAGGTCGTCGAGGTTCCGGGTCGGCGTCGAGAGGCCACCGGAGCTCCACCGCCGCCGCAGCTCAGCCGTTCCGGAGGTGCGGTGCGAGGCAAGCCCCGCGCCGCCTTTAACCGAGG AGAGAATTGAAAGCGGTGCTTCTGTGACTGGTGGTGCGTATGATTTTTCCAGAGCAACAACATCACTTACTGGGAAGATGCTGGATTCGTCAAAGAGGGTCACTCTTGTTAGGCATGGTCTTAGCTCTTGGAATGAAGAAGGCAGAGTCCAG GGAAGCTCAAATCTTTCTGTGCTAACGGAGACAGGGGTGAAGCAAGCTGAGCGGTGCAGACAAGCCTTGTCAGAAATGCACTTTGATCAGTGTTTCTCAAGTCCAATATCCCGTGCGAAG ACTACTGCGGAAGTCCTATGGCAAGGAAGGGAAGAGCCAGTGATTTTCCTTGATTCACTGAAGGAGGCCCATCTATTCTACCTTGAAGGAATGAAAAATG TTGATGCTCGGAAGATATATCCAAAGGAGTATACAACATGGAGGGAGGATCCATCAAACTTTTGTGTGTATGGTGTTTACCCTGTAAGGGAATTGTGGGGGACAGCAAGAGAGGCTTGGAAGGAGATCTTGTTATCACCT GGGAAAGATTTTCTTGTTGTGACCCACAAATCACTGTTGAGGGCACTGATATGTGTAGCTCTTGGTCTAGGGCCAGAGAG GTTTCGAGCAACAGATATTAATAATGGTGGGATTTCTGTATTCAGCTTCAACAAAAAAGGAGAAGCGATGCTGCAGTCATTGAACATGACAACCCACATGTACCAAGATCATGTCTACAAATTTTAG